In Helianthus annuus cultivar XRQ/B chromosome 9, HanXRQr2.0-SUNRISE, whole genome shotgun sequence, the following are encoded in one genomic region:
- the LOC110879506 gene encoding protein BRASSINAZOLE-RESISTANT 1, with product MEMMPEGGGGGRRKPSSREKENNRRRERRRRAIAANIYNGLRAQGNYNLPKHCDNNEVLKALCKEAGWVVLPDGTTFRKGSRPPLPTIDTGAGSNATTPCSSQRPSPSSSSFPTPIPSYQCSPSSSSFPSPSTLDMNKNPFAYLNNTILASLPPLRISNSAPVTPPLSSPISKCPKPNNFNWESFSKQSISSFNLPVFASSAPTSPTKYQRFTPATIPEGDESDCSTIDSCQWVRFKNYEPMLTNPNSPTFNLVKPVAPAAEADDGGFDKGKGMEFEFENGGVKAWEGERIHDVGMDDLELTLGSGISKI from the exons ATGGAAATGATGCCGGAAGGAGGTGGCGGAGGGAGGAGGAAGCCGTCGTCGAGAGAGAAGGAGAATAACCGGAGGAGAGAGAGACGACGGAGAGCGATTGCAGCGAATATATACAATGGGTTGAGAGCACAGGGGAATTATAATTTGCCAAAACATTGTGATAATAATGAGGTCTTGAAAGCTCTTTGTAAAGAAGCTGGTTGGGTTGTTCTTCCTGATGGTACTACTTTTCGTAAG GGTTCCAGGCCACCACTGCCTACCATTGATACCGGTGCAGGATCGAATGCTACAACTCCATGTTCTTCCCAAAGACCGAGCCCATCGTCTTCATCATTCCCTACCCCGATCCCATCATATCAATGCAGCCCGTCATCCTCGTCGTTTCCGAGCCCGTCCACCCTGGACATGAACAAGAACCCGTTTGCGTATCTTAATAACACCATCCTGGCTTCACTCCCCCCTTTGCGTATCTCAAACAGTGCCCCCGTTACCCCACCGCTCTCGTCCCCGATTTCAAAGTGCCCGAAACCGAACAATTTCAACTGGGAGTCATTTAGCAAGCAATCAATTTCTTCTTTCAACTTGCCGGTCTTCGCGTCATCTGCACCTACGAGCCCTACGAAGTACCAACGGTTCACACCAGCAACCATACCCGAgggtgatgaatctgattgctCCACCATTGACTCATGCCAATGGGTGAGGTTTAAGAACTACGAGCCGATGTTGACGAACCCCAACTCGCCAACTTTTAACCTGGTGAAACCGGTGGCTCCGGCAGCTGAAGCCGATGATGGCGGTTTTGATAAGGGGAAAGGGATGGAGTTTGAGTTTGAAAATGGTGGTGTGAAGGCTTGGGAAGGAGAAAGGATTCATGATGTTGGGATGGATGATCTTGAGCTTACTCTTGGAAGTGGGATTTCTAAAATATAA